A DNA window from Zingiber officinale cultivar Zhangliang chromosome 3A, Zo_v1.1, whole genome shotgun sequence contains the following coding sequences:
- the LOC122052414 gene encoding 40S ribosomal protein S21-like, with amino-acid sequence MQNEAGEMMDLYIPRKCSATNRLITAKDHASVQINIGHLDDNGVYTGQYTTFALSGFIRAQGDADGALDRLWLKKKTEIKQQ; translated from the exons ATGCAGAACGAAGCGGGTGAAATGATGGATCTTTACATCCCTAGAAAATG TTCTGCTACGAACAGACTAATCACTGCCAAGGATCACGCATCCGTCCAAATCAATATTGGACACTTGGATGATAATGGAGTGTACACCGGCCAGTATACCACTTTTGCTCTTTCTGGATTTATTCGTGCTCAG GGTGATGCTGATGGTGCTCTTGACAGGCTTTGGCTAAAGAAGAAAACAGAAATCAAGCAACAATAG